In Euphorbia lathyris chromosome 2, ddEupLath1.1, whole genome shotgun sequence, the sequence TGTCTCTTTAAATTGTGTTATCGTGTTAAAGACTGACAAACTTAGTTCTGATAATCTTTTATTTTGCTTTGGCATCTTTTTTCCCCCATTAGTTTACCTATTGCATCAGTTAGGAGCATCTGAATCAAATCCAGATTTTGATTTAATGGCAGGTCATGAGATTTTATTCTTATGTGCTATAACCAGGTGTTGTATGCCCCAGGGCTGAgcttattcttttatttatgaATTTACTTTCACAAACTTCGTCCACAGGAGTCCGTTGCACTACGGCTTTACGAATCACCTGCTGATTTGGAGATCCGGCGGTTGCAGTATAAATTTGGAATGGGACAACAGATGTTGCAACATGTCTGGAATAACTTCATCAAGATGAAAATCAAATCATATAGTGATGAAGGTAACTGAAAAATTGTTAATGAGAGGTGTActatctttttcttctttctttctagCATTCTCTGCTCAAAGTTTCTCATCTCTCTTCTCCTTGCAATGGTCATAAAATCCACCTCTGCTAGTTTGAGGTTTCCTGGCATTCTTACGCTTCGTATCCATCATTTTTGTCAGCATCTGGTTCAGTTCAGCTTCCTTTTGTTGACTCCATTCAGCTGCTTTATAAAGTAGTCTTCTCTCAACTGTCCATTCTGAATTGAGATGCTTCTTGTGTAGTTTGTATCGTCAAATCATATAGCAGTCTAGAACTTCTAGATTTGTACATTTAGAAGAAGTTAGGAGAGTGAAAGAAAGAGTGTTTGCTTAAGCTATAGTTGTTCAACTCTTACTATTTCTTGGTGGTGCTAGATCTGTTAGATTCCCTTCATTTTTGGACGGTttcaatttatttgtttttaatttttgaaggaaatgtatttgttttttttttctcttttgattttaagtttCTTCTTACTAACATGCATGTCTTGTTCTTGAACATGTCAGTAAAATTATGTTGTAAGCCTCAAATTTTCATGAAAAACTTATTAGTTTTGCAATTAATTTGGATTTCCTTAAGGCGTGTTGTCCATTTTTATTGTATCTTTTTTAGGGGCAGCTTATTGTGGATCCTGAACCACCACAACCtcaatttttaatatttctTCCTTGTTTGATGTTAAGCAGGCTGCCTTCGGATTTCTCGTGTTGTATGTTTCTCCTTTAGATGGTTCTTCTTTAGCATTTATGATTGGCTCCCGTGCAAAAGAAGATCTGGAGTTGAATTTATTCATATACGTTATTGATAGTGCACTCAGTGCAGTTGCTGCTGAAACAAATCCTCAGGTACAATTATTTTGGCTAGGCTAGGCTTGGTATCATAAATTCATGTAAACCTAATCGATGAATTATGAGATTTCATGTCATAGCTCATGGGTTTATATATACTGCTTTCCTTACTGATTTGTTCAGATCCTTCATCTTCGCTATAGTTTGAATCAACATCTCCATAATTCAGAGTCTTCTCTCTACCAGGATAATGACCAAGGCTCTTAATTGTCAGTGCAGGAGCACGATGTGATCCACTTCGGCCTATTTGAATCTTTCGAGTCGGTGAAGCTGACCTCCTTGGTTATGCAGACTTTGATTCTGCggatattttattttcatcacTTATTGAAGGTAATTGAGAATTTGTTAatgttttctttctcttcttttcttAATAATATAAGTTGGGATTGTTTATTTAGGTGGGGTTAAGTTTGGAAAACATACACGAAGTGTATTGCTCAGGGAAACTTATGTAAATTTGTCTATACATACTATGGTCTTGTGGGCATTGAAGCGCGGCAGGCTACTTCACTAATAGTGATGGTCTCCAGGTTAATGTTGAGCCTTTTTTGTTTTAAGTAATTTTTCTATTGATAATGAAATAATATTCAAGTGATTGGTTATCTTCTCTTAATAGTCAATTTGCTATTAATGagtgtttttcatgttttaattCTATAGTTAAAGATTGAAAAGTTGTCATCTGGCGGGGAAAACGTTGAGCATGTTGATAAAATACTCAGGGACGCATCATCTCATGGTCATGAATGGATAATTGGTAGGATAGGGACCATGTCTGAAGATGTAATGGAGAAAATTCAAAATGGAAATCATAGAGGAAGAAAGAGTGAAGAATGAGATTATAGAAGTGAAGAATGAACTATCAGCTCTGTCTTGAATTTTTTGTACAAAATTTTAGCCTTATGAACCCATTACTCAATTTAAATTTGGATGGTGTTCGATAAATGTGACGACTGATTTTATTATTTAGGTATTGGTGGATGTTGATATTTAGGTGTTTTTGGATTTTGTTGCTTGTGGATATTTATTTAAATGGGCGTTGCCTTTTGGATTATAAATATCATGGTTGCCTTTATGTTACAAACATCGTTGCAATAGTAAAATAAAGCCTCGTTGCCAAACGTTACAAAATGTTGCATTTGT encodes:
- the LOC136220652 gene encoding uncharacterized protein — encoded protein: MKAAFGFLVLYVSPLDGSSLAFMIGSRAKEDLELNLFIYVIDSALSAVAAETNPQEHDVIHFGLFESFESVKLTSLVMQTLILRIFYFHHLLKVGLSLENIHEVYCSGKLM